The following DNA comes from bacterium.
CGTACGAGGAGTGGGACGTGCTGTTCCGCGAGTGGCTGCTCGTCCAGCACCGCCTGCTTGAACGGGCTGTGCCGACTCGCGTGCCCGATGCACGTGTCTCGACGTCGTGACTGCGGTGCGAAACCCGGTCCGCGGTGAGACCGAATCGCTTCCGAATGCGCTCGCGGCCGGGTCCGAAGGATTGACCAGCGTGGAAGCAGCCAGCCGACTGCGGCGGTTCGGCCCCAACGCGGTGGCTGAAGCCCGCCCGCGCCGCGTCAGCATGCTGCTCCGCCAGTTCTGGGGCGTGATACCCTGGATGCTCGAGCTTGCGCTCATCATCGACCTGATCCTGGGCCGTCGGGTCGAGGCCGTCTTCATCGGTGCGCTGCTCGCGCTCAACGCATTCCTGGCGTTTCGCCAGGAGAGCCGGGCCACGACGGCCCTCGCGCTGCTTCGCCGGCGCCTGACGATCAACGCGCGCGTGCGGCGCGACGGCCGTTGGCGGGTGCTTTCCGCGGCCGAGCTCGTA
Coding sequences within:
- a CDS encoding cation-transporting P-type ATPase, with the translated sequence MRNPVRGETESLPNALAAGSEGLTSVEAASRLRRFGPNAVAEARPRRVSMLLRQFWGVIPWMLELALIIDLILGRRVEAVFIGALLALNAFLAFRQESRATTALALLRRRLTINARVRRDGRWRVLSAAELV